The Dehalococcoidia bacterium DNA window GAGCCGGATTCCACATTCCCTAACACCACCGCCTGATGGGCGTCTCGAGATGCCCATCGAGATGCCGAAGTATACCTCATGAGAGGCCTCCCTACAAAAAACCACATTTTTGTAAGGGTATTCCCCACACAAAAAAATACATACTTTCCCCACAAAAAATACATACTTTCCTTACAGACAAGTGGCGCATCTTGTGTTATTCTGAAAGAGAGCCTTTTGCCAGGCGCTTCCTGCAAGTAGCCACAATCACATACGGGCAAGACTGAGGATTCACACAAAAAAAAGAATATCGGCTCAGGAAGTATGGTGAATACTTGGTTTGTCCAAAAATAAGCCTTTAAGCGGGGCGTAGAAGCCCATCGCTTGAGGCTTTTATTTTTTTAGTTCCACGCAACTTTTGTTACATACCTCCTGACTGAGCTTTTTGAGCAAGGCTAAATAGTGATTAAGCCTCATTAGTTTGAAAGGGAGTTGAAGGAATTAAAACAAGGATAAACAGCGGATTTCAGCGAGTTAGTGTAGAGTCGATTCAGTTTAAAAGTAGAAGGGGGGTGAAAGAGTGAAAGCGAAGATAGTCTATTTGACAATGGCATTGGTGCTGGCAACGGGATTAGCAGTAGCTGCAGTACCCAGCGCCACTGTCCAGGCGGCGGACGAGGATCGTGATAGTTTCCAGGTGTGGGTGGAAGAGTGGCAGGATTTCGACGCTGACTACATTTACACCTGCACTCTGGCCGGTGAGTGGATTATTCATGAGATTGACCTCACGGGGCGTGATCAGGAGTTGACGGGGCCGTTGCTCATAAAGATAGAAAATGATGTCCCCGAGTGGACAGGATTTATACCCTATGGTCAGCTAGCGGTTGATTGGGCTAAACTCTACGTGGGGGCAGACGTAGTTGATTTCGTCGACATCGGCGACCCGGTCAGTGAGGCAACACACCTTCTAAATGATTGGGGCCCAATAGAACCTGACACTAGCGGTGGTTATTATGGGGATTTGGCAAATGGTGGTTCTCCAGACTATACCTCGGTGGACAAGAAGTGCCGAGTTACGCATTTTCCCGGTGGTACCTATGACTGGGCTCAGATTACACTGGATGCCGGGGAGGCCAATGCTACCAAGCTGGTGCTGAGGGTACTTGACGGAATAACTGGGACTCCACCGCCTACACCTACACCAACGCCTACCCCTACCCCTACCCCTACCCCTACCGGCCCTGAGGTTAAATGCTTCATCGCCACGGCAGCCTACGGCACAGCGGCCGCTGCGGAGATCGATGTGTTACGGGCCTTCAGGGATGAAGTGCTGCTGGAAAATAGCCTTGGCTCTCAGCTTGTGAAGCTGTACTACCAGACCAGCCCTCCGGTAGCGGACTTCATATCGGAAAACAGCCTCTTGAGGACCATTGTGAGGGAGCTGGTGATCGACCCCATGGTAGGTGTCGCCACATTCACACAGGGTAT harbors:
- a CDS encoding CFI-box-CTERM domain-containing protein, encoding MKAKIVYLTMALVLATGLAVAAVPSATVQAADEDRDSFQVWVEEWQDFDADYIYTCTLAGEWIIHEIDLTGRDQELTGPLLIKIENDVPEWTGFIPYGQLAVDWAKLYVGADVVDFVDIGDPVSEATHLLNDWGPIEPDTSGGYYGDLANGGSPDYTSVDKKCRVTHFPGGTYDWAQITLDAGEANATKLVLRVLDGITGTPPPTPTPTPTPTPTPTPTGPEVKCFIATAAYGTAAAAEIDVLRAFRDEVLLENSLGSQLVKLYYQTSPPVADFISENSLLRTIVRELVIDPMVGVATFTQGIWGK